The DNA region CCCGCGAGGCGGCAGCAGGACCGAGCACAGCGCAGCAGGGCCTGTCAGCAGCGAGGGGAACGGACCCGCCTCTCCTCCGAGGCCGCTCTACTCTCCAcctttaacatttctttttgcagtCGATGTCATGTCTAACTTGAGTAATACAAAACATTTGGAGTTTCGCGTTCTCGGTTACACACTATTGTTCTGTTtggtgtttggaaaaaaaaatatttacaatctCAACGGCTTTTTGTTTACTCAAATCCTGTTTTCTCTAAGATCGTACAAATTTTTAGCATAAAAAATTCAGCTCCACACCTAACAGGCTGGTGTTTACCTCAAGGTATCATTTGTGCCACTTCAGCAGAAGTCCTGCATTCCTAGTGTTCTTTCCTCCACAAAGAATTTTGATAAAAGCTTTGAATACTCAGAGATCAGTGAAATGAGAAATCACAGTTGACACACAACCAAGGGAACTCAAAACTCAGGactttgtttctatttttcagtaatATCATCAACATCTTCTAGACCAAGATATTCAAGTGTCACTCTGTGCTATTGTCCTTAAGGCTATGATTAGGCACATTGAGAACGACCCCAAACTTTCCAGCATCttcaagaaatttaaaaatacactctAACAAACCAAGCTTAGCTAAATCTGGCCAAATTTACTCATGACCTCTTGAATTTCAGTCCCTAAAACTATGTACTGGTTTTTCAACATTACTTATGAGAATGggggaaaataatttagaaacatATCTATGAAGAgtagaaaggaaacagaaaaagggtCAATTATGTCTACTTTGAGATCTTTTTAGTTATGTAGAATGCATTTACTTTCCCTGAAcctaaagaatattttttaatgctgataAATAAGATTcatattgattttctttttacatgaCTACCTGTTGCCAACCTCCCTCACAGCAGCAGAATGAACTCACCTCCTCTTAGTACCTGATGAAACTACACCATACCTGATTTCATACTTAGCAAAATCAATTAAGAAGGTGCAAATCCTAAGGAACCGAGCAGGTCAAACATCAACTTGAATACTAATTTCTACAATTTTATTTAAGGTTGAAATAGGTGATTGAGTAGAGCACTAGACGATACTTTCACTTCCTGGCAATTATTTAAGGTCATATTCATACAAGAAACATCAGCAGAGTTGTGGCACAATTAGtgggatatttttattataacaTACAGCCAGGACCATTGCACAGTACAACATTGTACCACAGGTTACTAAAACTGACTCTTCCTATTCCTGTTATGCCTTTGCAGAATACACAGTTAAGAATGACAAAATCGAGACAGCATAAAACTAAAGCACTgcccagtggaaggtgtccctgcctgtggcagggggttggaacaagatcatctttgaagtcccttccaacacaaccCACTCTACAATTACATAAGGACAAGGTGCTGTCACCAAATTCCTGTTTTGCCAGCTGCTCTTGTACTTCAGCTGCATCCACCAGACCAAGCTTCATTCCATCTCATCTCCATTTTATTCATTTCCCAAAGAAGAATTCTGTGAACCTATCAGAATCTTCTTGCTTACTGTAAAACAGCTTTTCCCCTTCAGAGAGAAAGGGAGCAAGAGGATACGTTTCCATGTAGGAAAAGACAGGCTCTGACCCCTCTAGCAAACCGATCCCGTGACGAAAGGCAGGCACCACTCGGCAGAAAGTAaaaactgctcagcagcacGGTTCTGCCatgaggggctgggagctgctgttaCCAGGGTAAGGCAGGGGGTCCCACTGAACCAGCTCCgcagctcctcactgctccCGGGAGGCCTTAAAGAAGCGACgggacacacagagacacaggagaagcagcttACGGCAGCCACAACGGAGAGACCCGAGATCCCACTCAGAGCTGCCCTTCCAAAGCCCTCCGGGAGCTGCGGAGGACGTTACGCGGCGAGCGGAGGGTCCCAGAAGGCGgacctgagctctgctcagcacgGCCTCCCCAAAACCAGGCGGTTAGAACGGAATACGGCAGGAGGGGGGAGGTTTTTCCCTATACACCCTCTTTTCCCTGAATTCTTCCCTTTCCCGCTGGCTCTGCCCAAGGCCGCCCCTCACTCACCCCGGTGCGGGGCGGACGCAGAATCTCGGCCGGCCCCGGCCGGAAGCCGCCTCAGAGCGAAGAGCGCGCACGGCGCCggcgccggggcggggcggggctgcgggcggggAGCCCTGTGATTGGATGGGCGGAGCGCGGTGCGGGGCCTGATTGGTCGGTTCGAAAGGCGGGCGCGGgaggcggccgggccgggccgggtcAGACCCGCTGCGCTCGCTCCGCTCGGTTACCGGGCTCTGCGCGCCCGTGCCCGCTGCCCGAGGGCCCCGGACACTCTTCGGACcagacagacagcaggagccctgggcGGCACCCAGCGCCCCATCCCTCTGCTCGCACCAGGTCTCGGTCAGTAAGGGAGACTTCTAAGGGCGTGACGAgacttggtctgttcagcttGAAGGACAGGAGACTGAGGGGGAACTCGTGGCAGTGTACAGCTTTTCCTGAGGGGGAGTGGAGGGGCAGGCAGTGATCTCTGACGACCAGTGACAGGATCCCAGGGAGTGCCATGAAGCTGTCTCAGAGGTTTAGACGGgctatcaggaaaaggtttttcatccAGTGGGGAGTTGgccactggaacaggctcctcagggcactggtcacagcaccaagcctggcagagctcaagaagtgtttgttCGGGCACCTGGTGGAATTCCtggggtgtcctgcacagggctgggagttgGACTGTGATCCTTCTGgatcctttccaactcaggatattctatggtCCAGTGTCTATGTAAGTTATTGCATATATTTTAACTTGCCACTGTCTAAGTCTGTAGTAGTGCTGCACTTAGGACTGCCATCAATATCAGCCAGGTGTGCCAAGGTGCAGCTCTGTACACTTTTGAAGGGAGCAAGTCCCCTGAGGCTGCCTGTGACTTGGTCTTACTTTCTTGAACCTTTCAGTTTTCCAGGATCCAGCCACCATGGATGAAACTGTGGCTGAGTACATCCGAAGGACTGTGCTAAAAATCCCAAGGGATGAAATCAAGATGATGCTGCAGAAATGGGGCTTTCTCTctgaggcacagctgcagaCTCTAAATTTCCACCAGATAAAGGACAACATTTCTCAAGAAGTCGTTCAGCTCTGTGAGGTAAATCCTCTCCTTCCAAAAATGGCATTGACATATAGGATGCATGAGAAgcatcatgaaaaaaaaacctgaaacattAATCTTTGGCCACAACACAGCCTCAAATGGCACTTTGTGGTCTGGAAAATGTAAAGCTGAGCTGGTAACACCATTGATATTGTCTGATCTGTAGGAATGTAGAAAAGCCCTATAATAAGTATGCAAATACATGTTTTGAGCTCCAAGTATGGTAGATAAAATTTTGGTATgttaaacctttaaaaaatggGTGTATTTCTAAATTGTAAAATAAAGGCATTGATTGAGATGTATACTCATTACAAAGTCTGATTTAAAGCTGTTTAGTATAGGTAATGATAGCACTAGTTTATATCTTTtagacttttaattttttttttaactttccttgGCCAGAATTACTTCCATTCAGCATGCTGtaagcaaaaaaattatatgatCTAACTCTGATTTTAGTGTACCAGGAATCTTTATATGTACCAGAAGTCTTTAATATAAGATAGATAAATGCAGTTATTATTGCTACATCTTGATTCTATATCTTTTGGTATGATTCCCTTTGAATTTCATACTCAAAAATTGCTTACCTGGAGTGTGCATCAAACTAGAGGAAAGAAACTCTTAAGTTATTCTCATAAGATGGCAAATGCCATATTttaaatctcaatttttttttctgaaatacttgtGTCTGTAACAAATTGTGCCATGCAGtttcttaaaaatcttttcatgcTGTAGAGCATAAATAAGCAATAAAAAGTATGTTAAAACTCCTGACAGTGAAATGCCAGTCACTGGTGCATTGTCATAAATACCCATTAACTTTCTCTCTAATTGCTTGTACATCACACTGTAAGGATTACATTCCTCTTGCTGCCTCTCCATTTAAACCTTGATGAAATCATTTTTGTTACTTCTTTCTCAAAACTTGGGACCAGGTGTGGTGCCTTTGAAGAGAGTGTGTGTGTTGTGGGCTTCAATGCAATGTCCTTTAAACTACCAATACTGAGATTATTTTTCACTTGACAAACAGTTGTGATCAGGCCTTCTGGACCTGTAGTTCATCATGCACTCTTGTTCTTTCTAGGAAAATTCTGCAGACATaaagcaagcagcagctctAGACATAATTTGTAAgtaaaaagtgaattaaaatgATGTTTATGTTTTCTGAGTTAGTTGATATTGCCCTTAATTACATAGTGATGACCTTTGTGGAGTTCAGATGCATTTGAGGGAAGCTCATCACATATTAGATGAATCTTATTGGATGTGGCCTCTTTTACAAACACCTCAAGATCAACAAAAGTATGTAACTCCTAACTCCAACATCATTTCACAGCTTGTTTTGACAATAGTTTAAATCTCAAGGGTTTTTACATTGGGCAGTTTAGGTAAAACCCTTCCTTAAACATTGAACCCCAGGGATGCCCTTTATTAGCCACTCACCAAATGAGAAAAGAACTTTACatctctttaattaaaaaaaatctatttttcttttatgattGCTATGAGTGGTAGTTTAAGAATGTTAATACATTATATTGCATTGTCAGaagtcatattttttttaagtaaccTCTCTGTAAAAGTACTGTAAAATTCTTTGTTCCTTTAATTCCTGTTTGATAATGCTGTATGTTATTGAGCAATTCCTATTTTTCCTAGACAACAACAtccaccaaaacaaaagaatgtGGACTGTTTACCAGATGAAAAAATCAGGTAAAATGTCTTTCCTTGCTGTAATCCCACAATTCTCAGCAGCTTAGTGCTGTGCTGCCTCATATCCTAGATTTGAACCACTCTCCTACATTTTAATGTAGTCTCTTCTGGATTTTCTGTAGAgagatttttaacattttactGCAGCCTGGTGTGGATTTTTCAATGGAGATTGTGTTTAATGTTTTTAGAACACTTTCCATTAATTTCTCAAGCAATTATTACACATTAGTAATTACTagttaaatattaatattttctctgtataaCAATAATATGGGTCagaattaaaatacagctttttgtGTAAGGTtgtgcagctttattttttctgcttaattttgtttcagcaaAACTAAAAACATCTCTAGATTacttcttttaaatacaaatcttatttctggttgggtttttttttgtgtcatgTAACAGGAGAAGAATTGGATTATTTTGACataacagattttaaaaaaaagtttaaaagaagaCTTCGATCAGCCTTGAAAAACGTAAGAATAAATCGATTCTAAATTTGCTTCATGGCTCTGGTGTCAATATGTTGTTTTCATAACTGTTCCTCACAGTTTGAGTCAAGAATTAAATGGAATTATTCATTTGGGAATGATAGGAACTGCAtgtgaaataggaaaaaagcatTGCATATCTGGTTTAGCGACTTCACAATTGTgctggaaggaaataaaatgcgAGTTTGTGTTAAAATGTGACTGGCTTCAAGAAAGGCAGCATGTTGGTGGCTTTTTATCAAATCTTTGCCCAGTTTGCAGGAGCTTTTAGTTGCTTTAGCTGACCAGCTTCATTTGGgcaagggaagagaaaatgcCTCTGGCTCATCACCTGTGTCATTCCATGACACTCAGTGGGTTCCCACTCACAACAGGAGAGGCCAACAAATCCAAATCACACTCACAGCCAGTCAGCTGCAGTTCACATCACTCTCTTATAATAAAGTTTTGcaatattttggggtttttgttgttggttttgttttttttaagtcaacCTACTTGAGTCAAGgtaaaaataagtaaacaaGGAGCTAATCAACAAGAATAGAAAAGGGAATGTTTAGACTTTTGATTGTGTATTCTTGAGCAGTGATAAATATTATATTCAGGTCTAAAATCCGGAGTCGATCAAAAGTTTAATTTCTCCAAAAATTGACACATTGGAATTACTGCCACTAGCCCTCTTTTTAAACAGACATCTTTGTGTTGTTTTCCCAAAAGAGACATCAGTGCTTTTGTAATAagctattttctattttcaacctttagaaaaaaatgtatattgccaaggaagaaaagcaatattAGAGTTTGAAAGGTAATTCTTCTTTTTATCCCAGTTTGTGAGGTTattgtttttctgtggaaattttatttaagcACAATCCTTACACCActtattgaatttttttcttattcaagCAATGGTACTAAATTATGTTTGGGTCTTGTGAACAGAGATGTTAAGAGATAAGAAAATGTTTATGGATACCTAAATGTGTTGGTAAatcaaaacttttctttttctatcagGTCACCATCACCTTTAAGGAGTATGAGGATAATGCAATCTGGATTCGAGTTGCCTGGGGAACACcatataaaaaaccaaaccagtacaaacccAGCTATGTTGTGTACCATTCGCAGACTCCTTATGTCTTCATTTCTGCCTCAGTGCTGAAGAGCAACTTGCCTCTGCTCTGTCAGGTACAGATGAAAACTGCTCAGACCCTGACTTCCCCACAGTCATGTAGAGCTATAATTGGGTTAGCTTTTAAGAGGAGTGGTAAAGATACTTCACTTAACATAATTTGcaaaactccattttttttcctccttagcTCATGATAAAAATGGGGCAAAACCCAAATCTTTGGATTGGTGCATTGtgaaaaaattcagtttattgGGATTTTTACTGCTCCTGAATTTAATATCTTAGCCAGGTCTTGTGCAGTATTCCATTAAATTGTCTCACAGAAGTGGGAGAATAGTAGATCAACACTGTTAACTTCAAGAACTAAGCATATGATCTAGCATACTATATACTAAGCATATATAATCATCTATTTAGAAATTTCCTCAAATTTCTGTAGTAGTAACTCAAATATCTTATgattctgtttgtttatttttcagctgataaGACCATGGGATTTAACTTGTTAATACTGtgaatgcttttaaatattaacCTGAGCTGTATAACAATCTCTGCAACGTTTTTTCAGATATGAAAATCCTAGTTAAAGGGTAGTTGCTTACCTTGGAACAAAAACATCACAATGTCTAGAGATGCTATGTTTTTTATGTATTACAAACACAGTGATGATTAAGTCTGATGTTAAAaccatttcaatttttatttcaaggcCCTGATTGTTGCTTCCAATTACCATGACATCCGTGAAATGGAGCTTCGAAGTCATTCTTTAAACTCCCTTAAAGATATTGTGTTTAAAAGATATAGCCAGGTGAGCCACTTCACAAGTAAATCCTAAGATAAgtcttgctttttgtttcaggCCTAGTTCTCACCCCTTAGCAAGGGGGAGAATTCACCTTTTCCAAGAGACCATCAAGTTAAAATAATATTGAGCTACTGAGGTCGACAGCCTTTCCTGAAGGTAACATTGCAATGGGGATGTAATTATTTGGTTCCCATATACTCTTTATCATTGTAACTCCTGATGGCTAATCTCAGGCTAAAAATTATATGAACAATTCAGTCCTAAGATTTTTTTAGCATCCTTTGATTAGGCTTCCTAGAGCCATGAGTTGAAGGCTGTCGGAATGGGTGCTTAGTCTGCTCATCCATGCAAAACTTGTAAATAGGGAAATGTTCACAAATATCCTAAGACAGGCTTTGTTTTTTATCAAAATTAGGTTGGCTTCCAGACTTCTAGTAATGGTCGAAATTTGGAAGATCATTCTTCCAGaataagaaataaagagaaatatattAAAGTTCTTTTCAGCTAGAGGTTCTAAAAGTAGAACtgaactaaaataattttttctctctctctcccattTAGAACTTCCAAACTTACACTTCAAAACCTCTGCAAGGAGAGAATGTAGAACCAGAAAATGGTATGTATAATTGAAATGTAAAGGCAGTTTAAATGCCATTCCTGCTAGCTTGTGAAGTGAGATTGATAAAAGGAAAGGTACATATGCTCCATTCCCATTTTGTTATCCATCCCTGGTGCCTTAATACTGGCCGGCACGGGGAGAGGTCAGTGTTTCCCATAAGTGATCCTGGACATGGAAACCAAATCCACTCAATGCCCAGTGTCTCACAATAGCTTGTGTTTTTCTCTTGGTagaactgaaaatataaatggtAGAGACAACTACcttatccaaaaaaaaaaaaaaaaagagtgcaaTGAATTTATTAAAACTATTATTTACAAATTTTCATTGGAATAATCTGATCAGAAAAACAGGATTGCAGCAGCTGATAACAttgtctttctgttttctttttcctactcTTTTCCCCTGCAGCAGATATAAGGATAGttcaagaaaacagaagtgagaaagaaagaatCCTCAGACTGAACCAGGAAGTTTTTGGTAGTGGTCCACAACCAAAACTCGAATTTGCACAATACAGGGTAGGAAAAGCAACCAatttgatttggggttttctaaTTTTAATGTAGCGGCAGTTAGattaaatttcaaatttaagaaatattatgtgttttttttaaactttagggaagacattttaaaataaatgagttaAAAGTCTCTGTAAGAAACAGATGTAAATTTGAGTTTTAGACCGTGTTTCAGTCTCAGCCTTGTGAACTCAGCATTTCACCCTGTTTTTGTAACAAAGGCAGACTCAGACTAGCAATGTTGGAGCACAGAAATAAGGGTTATTTTAAGTACATACAAAGCTTATGCTAGGAATGACACCATCATTGACTTCTCAATGATGCACAGTTTTTATTGCATGAACAGATAAATtgaaaattctgtgaaatacttAATGTTTTACAATATTGCTGAACAAGCTGCCTCTTGCTTTCAGCAGGAAACTCTGCCACACGGTGGCACCCTCAGATTTTACTACAAAATTCCTCCAGCTGGAATCATGTTATCATTACAAATTGGGAATAGTCttattaaatgtttaaatgtaaTAGGTAATAACATATAAATAAAGTATATTCATTGCTTGTACTCACTGGTTAAATTTTGTGTTAACAGCTTGAGACTATGTTTAAAAGTGATCCTAAAATGGATGTTCTGAATAAAAAAGAACCATTCAGATGTTTGGTCAAGTTTTCTAGTCCACATCTTTTAGAATCATTGAAATCCTTGGCACCAGCAGGTAAGTGTTCCAACTCTGTAAAATGGATGAAAATTCCAGAGTTTTAAGTATTGTTGTCATCTTACATTCTGCTTGTATCTTGCAAAAGGGAGCAACTTCATAGTTggtttagaaaaagaaacatagtagaataaaaatattaccaCTTAAAAAACTTACGTCTAAATATATAACAATTTATACTTAGAATTATTGGTTTGTACATGGATATTCCAGCTGTGGCTTTAGTTTTAGTGGTTTcgttttgtgtttcagttttattaacAGTTATTAAAAGTAAGCAGTGGTTGAGTACAGCTGCAATtatctgtctctctctctctctctccccaggtATGGCTGATGCACCACTTTCACCACTCCTTACATGCATACCACATAAAGctaggaattattttaaaattagagagaaaaaaggttTATGTCCAGAAAGTTTTGTAAGTCCCTAAGTTAAAACTGATTCATAGAGAAATATGCAACTCATTTATTACTGGTATTAATCTAAATCATCataaggttttaaaaaataagttattaTTTCTTAATACCCCAAAGTTTTTTCCATATTATGGCTTCtgcttgaattatttttccacAGTTGTCCTTAACAGAAGTTAGCCTTAACTAATATAAAAAAAGCAAGTTGCAAAGCTTAAACCAAGATTgtagttattttaaatttaaatgtcatGACTGCTCTTAACTGTTTCTAATAGTATTTGTGAAGTTAATAAAGACACAATAATAGCTGTAGCTATTCAGTTTGCTATCATAGCTGTAGATGGCTACAATATTCCAGGTGGCCTTTCATATTTTGGACACAACACCTGCCCTGTTTGGAGCATGGGAACAGTCCCTTTCAAATGGCTGggttccctggctgcagctcaggcatGTTTTTatctaagaagaaaaattgtattCTAAGACTATTCCAGGGCATGGCGGAGAGTGGATTTTTGGAATGCAGATGTCAGTGCGAAGCTTCTGTCCAGCTTTAGGAGGTATTCATTAATTCGGCTTCCAAAGTCTGTCTCACCAAGGGCAACAGCCAGtaagaaatacttgaaaatcTGCCTGTTGCTATTAATGTCTTATAAAGTTTTGTCTCGGAAGAACACAATGGAAGAGGCAATATATTTGATCCTTCTGAAATCCTTGCCCGCTGCCACTGGATTTTTGCTTGGGAACAAAGATTGCGGAAT from Motacilla alba alba isolate MOTALB_02 chromosome 11, Motacilla_alba_V1.0_pri, whole genome shotgun sequence includes:
- the CENPN gene encoding centromere protein N isoform X1; this encodes MDETVAEYIRRTVLKIPRDEIKMMLQKWGFLSEAQLQTLNFHQIKDNISQEVVQLCEENSADIKQAAALDIIYNNIHQNKRMWTVYQMKKSGEELDYFDITDFKKKFKRRLRSALKNVTITFKEYEDNAIWIRVAWGTPYKKPNQYKPSYVVYHSQTPYVFISASVLKSNLPLLCQALIVASNYHDIREMELRSHSLNSLKDIVFKRYSQNFQTYTSKPLQGENVEPENADIRIVQENRSEKERILRLNQEVFGSGPQPKLEFAQYRLETMFKSDPKMDVLNKKEPFRCLVKFSSPHLLESLKSLAPAGMADAPLSPLLTCIPHKARNYFKIREKKGLCPESFVSP
- the CENPN gene encoding centromere protein N isoform X2, translating into MDETVAEYIRRTVLKIPRDEIKMMLQKWGFLSEAQLQTLNFHQIKDNISQEVVQLCEENSADIKQAAALDIIYNNIHQNKRMWTVYQMKKSGEELDYFDITDFKKKFKRRLRSALKNVTITFKEYEDNAIWIRVAWGTPYKKPNQYKPSYVVYHSQTPYVFISASVLKSNLPLLCQALIVASNYHDIREMELRSHSLNSLKDIVFKRYSQNFQTYTSKPLQGENVEPENDIRIVQENRSEKERILRLNQEVFGSGPQPKLEFAQYRLETMFKSDPKMDVLNKKEPFRCLVKFSSPHLLESLKSLAPAGMADAPLSPLLTCIPHKARNYFKIREKKGLCPESFVSP